The genomic region CACAAGCGTGCACTTGACAAGGGTGAGTGTTTGTACCACTTCATCATGTCACTCGACGGAAACTCTGTCTGTTCGTTGACCCTTACGCTGCACAACGGGCTGGCACGCCTTAATGATGTCGGTACCGACCCCGCCCATCGGGGCAAAGGTTATTCGACGCGGTTGATATGCGCCGCATTAGTCCATGCCACAGATTTGGGGGCACGCTGGTGTTTCCTCGAATCCTCGGAGCAAGCCCGTTCGCTTTATCATCGGCTTGGCTTCAAAGTTTTATTCCATTACCAGTCCTTCATACGCGCCAGTTGCTATCTCCCCGCGTCGGGAAGGATCTCCTCAGGCGAAGAAAATCCCATCAAATAATGTTGACCGGCAGCTGATAAAATCTAAGCAATAGAGAGGCAACACTTAACGTGACTGGCCACAGCACGCTGTCTCACCCTCTGATCCGACATGAAGTTTAACGCCGCCCAGGTTGATCGAGACCAGTAGGCCGCCACAATGCAACG from Pseudomonas yamanorum harbors:
- a CDS encoding GNAT family N-acetyltransferase translates to MRRLLIYPRLSDQGVIRLTDNLDDWATPIVSAFGISSEAAVHYQTQHKRALDKGECLYHFIMSLDGNSVCSLTLTLHNGLARLNDVGTDPAHRGKGYSTRLICAALVHATDLGARWCFLESSEQARSLYHRLGFKVLFHYQSFIRASCYLPASGRISSGEENPIK